The Coriobacteriia bacterium genome window below encodes:
- the recN gene encoding DNA repair protein RecN, producing MLDELHVRDLALIREAWLEFGPGMTVLSGETGAGKTALLGALKLLLGERADSGAVRDGAPEATVEGRFRAGERELIARRRVSADGRSRCTLDDEMATVGALAERIGPLVDLHGQHEHQALLSPATHVGYLDRRAGESARVALEEYRTAREAHRAAITSRDELAVRMAEAAKNADYLRFVAEEIGRVDPVPGEDAALEARLPALQHGERLAEAAGEATRILRADGGALDSVARAQATLLKTVGVDPALDALAARLGEVSALTDDVSAELRSYRDGIEHDADALDRVLARLSALSGLTRKYGPTLDDVIAARDAADEALAAADAGDEARLAADAAVGAAQAQLQAAADRLTAVREEAVPGFVAALADAVAELAMDGTRFEVDIAALPFDAWTADGPHRVEFLYAPAAAQKCRPLSRIASGGEISRVMLALKGVLGAADSVETLVFDEVDAGIGGATATAVGRRLAQLGRGRQVIVVTHLAQVAVFADAHLVVSKEMDGGDAATTVTRVDGGGRVAEIARMLSGNDSDAGLAHAEELLQSVEHPAR from the coding sequence GTGCTCGACGAGCTGCACGTCCGCGACCTCGCACTCATCCGGGAAGCGTGGCTCGAGTTCGGGCCGGGCATGACCGTGCTCAGCGGCGAGACCGGCGCGGGCAAGACCGCCCTGCTCGGCGCGCTCAAGCTTCTGTTGGGAGAACGCGCGGATTCGGGAGCGGTTCGCGACGGCGCGCCTGAGGCCACCGTCGAAGGTCGCTTCCGTGCGGGCGAACGCGAGTTGATCGCGCGCCGGCGGGTGAGCGCGGACGGGCGTAGCAGGTGCACCCTGGACGATGAGATGGCGACGGTGGGCGCGCTTGCCGAGCGCATCGGCCCACTCGTCGATCTGCACGGCCAGCATGAGCACCAGGCTCTCCTGTCGCCCGCCACCCACGTGGGATACCTGGACCGCAGGGCGGGGGAGTCGGCTCGAGTCGCGCTGGAGGAGTATCGGACGGCGCGGGAGGCGCATCGCGCAGCCATCACCAGCCGAGATGAACTTGCCGTGCGCATGGCCGAGGCCGCCAAGAACGCCGACTACCTGCGATTCGTGGCCGAGGAGATCGGCCGGGTCGATCCGGTGCCGGGCGAAGACGCTGCGCTTGAGGCGCGACTTCCGGCGCTGCAGCACGGGGAGCGCCTCGCGGAGGCAGCGGGTGAAGCCACGCGCATACTCCGCGCTGACGGGGGCGCACTCGACTCCGTCGCGCGCGCTCAGGCGACGCTGCTCAAGACCGTAGGCGTCGACCCGGCCCTCGATGCGCTTGCAGCGCGTTTGGGCGAGGTCTCGGCACTTACCGACGACGTTTCGGCCGAGCTGCGATCGTATCGGGATGGCATCGAGCATGATGCGGACGCACTCGATCGAGTGCTCGCGCGCCTGTCGGCGCTCAGCGGCCTCACTCGCAAGTACGGGCCAACGCTCGACGATGTGATTGCGGCTCGCGACGCGGCTGACGAAGCGCTCGCAGCGGCCGACGCCGGAGACGAGGCGCGACTGGCGGCCGACGCGGCCGTGGGTGCGGCGCAAGCACAGCTTCAGGCGGCAGCCGACCGGCTGACGGCTGTCCGCGAAGAGGCGGTGCCGGGGTTCGTTGCCGCGCTGGCCGACGCCGTGGCCGAGTTGGCGATGGATGGTACGCGCTTCGAGGTCGACATCGCCGCGCTGCCGTTTGACGCGTGGACGGCGGACGGGCCCCATCGGGTCGAGTTCCTCTACGCACCCGCTGCCGCGCAGAAGTGCCGTCCTTTGTCGCGTATCGCCTCGGGAGGCGAGATTTCGCGCGTGATGTTGGCACTCAAGGGTGTCTTGGGCGCAGCTGACTCGGTCGAGACGCTGGTGTTTGATGAGGTCGACGCGGGAATTGGTGGCGCCACGGCGACAGCGGTCGGTCGACGCCTCGCGCAACTTGGACGGGGTCGACAGGTCATCGTGGTCACCCACCTGGCGCAGGTGGCCGTCTTCGCCGACGCGCATCTGGTCGTCAGCAAGGAGATGGACGGCGGGGACGCGGCTACAACGGTCACGCGAGTCGACGGCGGGGGACGTGTGGCCGAGATCGCGCGCATGCTGTCAGGCAACGACTCCGATGCCGGGCTCGCACACGCCGAGGAGCTGCTCCAAAGCGTCGAGCACCCCGCGCGGTAG
- a CDS encoding copper transporter: MYNLRYHIVSLVAVFLALAIGLVLGGLVVQQGSFSRQQDALVSGLQRDFRKLKNENSRLKKEVALQNSYSEQITSAWAKNRLKGHAVVILTSGAEKEGAAAAAADVRTAGGTPVTVTILKREFGLNDEKVVSALRSVVATDADLRPSLPASLAAEWTTPDEPRPMTDALVKAGAIKVAGFKGSKVATDLVSVAAFLKEPDAVALDIGRAYADSGYYAIGAQTPTSGTGVAAAAVARRLSAFDTLGTQPGRFTLVALLSGGEQGYFGLSANTIKPFPALPDDQ; encoded by the coding sequence ATGTACAACCTCCGCTACCACATCGTCTCACTCGTCGCCGTGTTCCTTGCGCTCGCGATCGGTCTCGTTCTCGGCGGGCTCGTCGTCCAGCAGGGCAGCTTCTCGCGCCAGCAGGATGCGCTCGTCTCGGGATTGCAGCGTGACTTCCGCAAGCTGAAGAACGAGAACTCGAGGCTGAAGAAGGAAGTTGCCCTCCAGAACAGCTACTCCGAGCAGATCACGAGCGCTTGGGCCAAGAACCGACTCAAGGGTCACGCAGTCGTGATACTCACGAGTGGCGCGGAGAAGGAGGGCGCTGCGGCTGCAGCGGCCGACGTGAGAACCGCGGGCGGTACGCCTGTCACCGTGACGATTTTGAAGCGCGAGTTCGGACTCAACGACGAGAAGGTCGTCTCCGCGCTGCGATCCGTGGTCGCGACCGACGCCGACCTGCGTCCATCCCTGCCGGCGTCACTCGCTGCGGAGTGGACGACACCTGATGAGCCACGACCGATGACGGATGCGCTCGTAAAGGCGGGTGCGATCAAGGTGGCCGGGTTCAAGGGCTCGAAGGTGGCGACCGACCTCGTCAGCGTCGCCGCGTTCCTCAAGGAACCCGACGCTGTCGCTCTCGACATCGGCCGAGCCTACGCGGACTCCGGCTACTACGCGATCGGGGCCCAGACCCCGACGAGTGGTACGGGAGTGGCAGCGGCAGCAGTCGCACGTCGACTCTCCGCGTTCGACACCCTTGGGACGCAACCCGGCCGCTTCACCCTTGTGGCGTTGCTGAGTGGCGGGGAGCAGGGGTACTTCGGGCTCAGCGCGAACACGATCAAGCCGTTCCCGGCCTTGCCCGACGACCAGTAG
- a CDS encoding glycosyltransferase family 2 protein: MAVLIPAHDEAERIAATVEAALAIDGVTRVVVVDDGSEDDTAILAERAGAKVVRMFGNAGKGGALEAGAKRVENADIVLLLDGDLGETASQGAALLGPIVAGEADMTIATFPRPEGKAGFGFVMRLARWGIVRYGGPFTANAPLSGQRAITGECLARTRPFLSGYGVEVGLTVRALRAGFRLLEVPTTMAHAATGRDVSGFVHRGRQFVHVSLALAKLASERHHAGVSDDRSA, from the coding sequence GGCCGCACTGGCGATCGATGGCGTGACGCGAGTCGTGGTCGTCGACGATGGAAGTGAGGATGACACCGCCATCCTCGCCGAGCGGGCCGGCGCCAAGGTCGTCCGCATGTTCGGCAACGCCGGCAAGGGCGGAGCGCTTGAAGCGGGAGCCAAGCGCGTCGAGAATGCGGACATCGTGCTCTTGCTCGATGGCGACCTCGGCGAGACGGCGAGTCAGGGTGCCGCCCTGCTCGGACCGATCGTCGCGGGCGAAGCCGACATGACGATCGCCACGTTCCCTCGCCCCGAAGGCAAGGCGGGCTTCGGCTTCGTGATGCGGCTCGCCCGGTGGGGCATCGTGCGCTACGGCGGCCCGTTCACGGCAAACGCTCCCCTGTCGGGTCAGCGCGCGATCACCGGCGAATGCCTGGCGCGAACCCGGCCCTTCCTCAGCGGCTACGGCGTCGAGGTCGGACTCACCGTTCGGGCACTTCGTGCAGGCTTCCGTCTGTTGGAGGTGCCGACCACGATGGCGCACGCCGCGACAGGCCGGGACGTGTCGGGGTTTGTGCACCGGGGCCGCCAGTTCGTGCACGTGTCACTCGCGCTGGCCAAACTCGCATCCGAGCGGCATCACGCCGGCGTGAGCGACGACCGGTCCGCCTAG